From a region of the Pseudoclavibacter endophyticus genome:
- a CDS encoding pyrimidine dimer DNA glycosylase/endonuclease V, protein MRLWSLHPQHLDRAGLVAGWREALLAQAVLAGRTKGYRHHPQLVRFTATPKPLESIGAFLSGLRDEAELRGYQFDASRILEPAAEVAQIPVTQGQITFEWHHLGKKLMRRSPEDAHRWEHSGPSPHPLFIVVSGEMERWERP, encoded by the coding sequence ATGAGGCTCTGGTCGTTGCATCCGCAGCACCTGGATCGGGCGGGCCTCGTCGCCGGATGGCGCGAAGCCCTGCTTGCCCAGGCGGTGCTCGCCGGGCGAACGAAGGGTTATCGGCATCACCCGCAGTTGGTGCGCTTCACGGCGACGCCCAAGCCCCTGGAGTCAATCGGGGCGTTCTTGTCCGGTCTTCGGGATGAAGCGGAGCTGCGCGGGTACCAATTCGACGCGAGCCGGATTCTCGAACCCGCCGCCGAGGTCGCACAGATCCCCGTTACGCAGGGTCAAATCACCTTCGAATGGCATCACCTGGGCAAAAAACTGATGCGTCGAAGTCCGGAGGATGCCCACCGCTGGGAGCACTCCGGCCCGTCCCCACACCCTCTCTTCATCGTCGTTTCCGGCGAGATGGAACGCTGGGAGCGACCATGA
- a CDS encoding hydroxymethylglutaryl-CoA reductase, with translation MLSATEVTPIPTSWVGPIRVSGNAVDDEVRVPLATYETPLWPSVGRGARISRLVEGGIQVTVVDERMTRSVILTATNAAQAHAAAQRIRERQDELAAAVSAQSSYARLLEVHSEIVGNLLFIRFAFATGDASGHNMVTNAADALIALVRSWESGLEYGSISGNYCSDKKATAVNGILGRGRSAVADILIPRELVEQQLRTTAARMCDLVVRKNLVGSTIAGALRSGNAHYANMLLAFYLATGQDAANIVEGSQGITYAENRDGDLYFSCQLPHLIVGTVGNGKHLTGVEAALERLGCREPREPGENARRLAGLIAATVLCGELSLLAAQTNPGELMRAHVQLERAQKEQA, from the coding sequence ATGTTGAGCGCAACCGAGGTCACCCCGATCCCGACCAGCTGGGTCGGCCCGATCCGCGTGAGCGGGAACGCCGTCGACGACGAGGTGCGCGTGCCCCTCGCGACGTACGAGACGCCGCTGTGGCCATCGGTCGGCCGCGGCGCGCGCATCTCCCGCCTCGTCGAGGGAGGCATCCAGGTCACGGTCGTCGATGAGCGCATGACGCGCTCGGTCATCCTGACCGCGACCAACGCCGCACAGGCTCACGCGGCCGCGCAGCGCATCAGGGAACGCCAGGACGAGCTCGCCGCAGCCGTCTCCGCGCAAAGCTCCTACGCCCGGCTGCTCGAGGTGCACAGCGAGATCGTCGGCAACCTGCTGTTCATCCGCTTCGCGTTCGCGACGGGCGACGCGTCGGGCCACAACATGGTGACGAACGCCGCGGACGCGCTCATCGCGCTGGTGCGCTCGTGGGAGTCGGGACTCGAGTACGGCTCGATCTCCGGCAACTACTGCTCCGACAAGAAAGCGACGGCGGTCAACGGCATCTTGGGCCGCGGCCGCAGCGCCGTCGCCGACATCCTCATCCCGCGCGAACTCGTCGAGCAGCAGCTGCGCACGACCGCAGCGCGCATGTGCGACCTCGTCGTGCGCAAGAACCTCGTGGGGTCGACCATCGCGGGGGCGCTGCGCTCTGGCAACGCCCACTACGCGAACATGCTGCTCGCCTTCTACCTCGCGACGGGGCAGGACGCGGCCAACATCGTCGAGGGCTCGCAGGGCATAACCTACGCCGAGAACCGCGACGGCGATCTGTACTTCTCATGCCAGCTGCCGCACCTCATCGTCGGAACGGTCGGCAACGGCAAGCACCTCACCGGCGTCGAGGCCGCACTCGAGCGGCTCGGCTGCCGCGAGCCGCGCGAACCGGGCGAGAACGCGCGACGGCTCGCGGGCCTCATCGCGGCGACGGTGCTCTGCGGCGAGCTCTCGTTGCTCGCCGCGCAGACGAACCCCGGCGAGCTCATGCGCGCCCACGTGCAGCTCGAGCGAGCCCAGAAGGAGCAGGCATGA
- a CDS encoding Hsp20/alpha crystallin family protein, which produces MSNTMLMNPFRDIERLLSDAARPSGTFAMPMDVFRDGENFVVKVDLPGVAPESIDVDVEDRTLTIRAERRDEEQREGFEWLVRERPAGSVARQMTLGTSLATDRISASFEDGVLRVTIPVAEEAKPRKISIERGGSRTQLTS; this is translated from the coding sequence TTGTCGAACACCATGCTGATGAACCCGTTCCGCGACATCGAGCGCTTGCTCTCTGACGCGGCGCGGCCTTCGGGGACCTTCGCGATGCCCATGGACGTCTTCCGTGACGGCGAGAACTTCGTCGTCAAGGTCGACCTGCCCGGTGTCGCCCCAGAGTCCATCGACGTCGACGTCGAGGACCGCACGCTGACCATCCGCGCGGAACGCCGCGACGAGGAGCAGCGTGAAGGGTTCGAGTGGCTCGTTCGCGAGCGCCCGGCGGGGAGCGTCGCCCGCCAGATGACGCTCGGCACGAGCCTCGCGACCGACCGCATCTCGGCGTCGTTCGAGGACGGCGTGCTTCGCGTCACCATTCCGGTTGCCGAAGAGGCGAAGCCGCGGAAGATCAGCATCGAACGCGGCGGAAGCAGAACGCAGCTCACGAGCTAG
- the pdxT gene encoding pyridoxal 5'-phosphate synthase glutaminase subunit PdxT, with the protein MLALQGDVREHVAALRSLGAEVVLVRTPHDLGTVDGLVLPGGESTTIDKLSRIFGLREPIRDRVADGMPVLGTCAGLILLADRIVDGLPDQQTFGGLDVTVQRNAFGSQRDSFEIDLDMPLVCDDPVHAVFIRGPLVTEVGPSATVLGALPDGRVVAIEQDNLIGIAFHPEVAGETRLHRHFLARVAAGDAD; encoded by the coding sequence GTGCTCGCCCTCCAGGGCGACGTGCGCGAACACGTGGCCGCGCTGCGCTCGCTCGGCGCCGAGGTGGTGCTCGTGCGCACGCCGCACGACCTCGGCACCGTCGACGGCCTCGTCCTCCCCGGCGGCGAGTCGACCACGATCGACAAGCTGTCGAGGATCTTCGGCCTGCGCGAGCCGATCCGGGATCGCGTCGCGGACGGCATGCCCGTGCTGGGCACGTGCGCCGGGCTCATCCTGCTCGCGGACCGCATCGTCGACGGCCTGCCCGATCAGCAGACGTTCGGCGGGCTCGACGTCACCGTGCAGCGCAACGCCTTCGGCTCGCAGCGCGACTCCTTCGAAATCGATCTCGACATGCCCCTCGTGTGCGACGACCCCGTGCACGCCGTGTTCATCCGCGGACCGCTGGTCACCGAAGTGGGTCCGTCGGCCACCGTCCTCGGTGCGCTGCCGGACGGCCGCGTCGTCGCCATTGAGCAGGACAATCTCATCGGCATCGCCTTCCACCCCGAGGTCGCGGGCGAGACGCGCCTGCACCGCCACTTTCTCGCCAGAGTCGCGGCCGGCGACGCCGACTGA
- a CDS encoding HIT family protein gives MGARGGLGFPAEELEDVEVQTSDELMGVPDEYQRLWTPHRMTYITDGQDPHEDVCPFCRGPERPDEEVLIVARGEHAFVVMNLYPYNNGHLLVCPYRHIAMYDEATNDEILEIGRLTQTAMRVMREQSHVQGFNLGMNQGRIAGAGIAGHLHQHIVPRWPLDANFFPIIAKTKAFPVLLGDLRNHLAAAWPK, from the coding sequence ATGGGCGCGAGGGGCGGACTCGGGTTTCCGGCCGAGGAACTCGAGGACGTCGAGGTGCAGACATCGGACGAGCTCATGGGCGTTCCGGACGAGTACCAGCGGCTGTGGACGCCCCACCGCATGACCTACATCACGGATGGACAGGATCCCCACGAGGATGTCTGCCCGTTCTGCCGGGGACCGGAACGGCCCGATGAAGAGGTCCTGATCGTCGCTCGCGGCGAACACGCGTTCGTGGTCATGAACCTCTATCCGTATAACAATGGACATCTGCTCGTGTGTCCCTATCGTCACATCGCGATGTACGACGAGGCGACCAACGACGAGATCCTCGAGATCGGCCGACTCACGCAGACCGCAATGCGGGTGATGCGGGAGCAGTCGCACGTGCAGGGCTTCAACCTCGGCATGAACCAGGGCCGGATCGCGGGTGCCGGCATCGCCGGTCACCTGCATCAGCACATCGTGCCGCGGTGGCCACTCGACGCGAACTTCTTTCCCATCATCGCAAAGACCAAGGCATTCCCCGTGCTGCTCGGCGACCTCCGCAACCACCTTGCGGCGGCGTGGCCGAAATAG
- a CDS encoding UbiA prenyltransferase family protein, translating to MSLLPPLLLFASWPGPLAVLIALPASSTAPSWCVSDGTSAVTNRAWRRFVAPDFFASFLTTLLLIIEWSNA from the coding sequence GTGTCTTTGCTTCCCCCGCTGCTGCTGTTCGCGTCGTGGCCCGGTCCGCTCGCCGTGCTCATCGCCCTTCCCGCTTCCTCAACTGCGCCCTCCTGGTGCGTGTCTGATGGGACCTCCGCCGTCACCAACCGTGCCTGGCGGCGCTTCGTCGCGCCGGACTTCTTCGCCAGTTTTCTCACTACGCTCCTGCTGATCATCGAATGGAGCAACGCATGA
- the mvaD gene encoding diphosphomevalonate decarboxylase yields MTTVAPSAGAGDERAQTSNASATARAYPNIALVKYWGKRDERLMLPAAGSLSLTLDVFPTETTVTVDPGADRDRFELDGAPASEEQTGRVTRFLDLVRERAGTTARAVVRSTNAAPTGAGLASSASGFAALAVSAAAAYRLDADRLALSRLARRGSGSAARSIVPGVAVWHAGEDDGSSFAEPVDAPPLSMVIVTIDRAMKAVSSREAMRRTALTSPFHAAWISDTAQALEAMLVACRDGDFTRIGRITETNALRMHAVIQSADPPIQYLAPTSVAAFDEVRRLRAEGLEAYATADAGPNVVALARPADAEAVADALAHLGETTIAGPGPGAALVEPAGGTA; encoded by the coding sequence ATGACGACGGTGGCGCCATCGGCAGGAGCGGGCGATGAGCGCGCCCAGACCTCGAACGCATCGGCGACCGCGCGCGCCTACCCGAACATCGCGCTCGTGAAGTACTGGGGCAAGCGCGACGAACGGCTCATGCTGCCGGCAGCCGGAAGCCTCTCGCTCACCCTCGACGTCTTCCCGACCGAGACCACCGTGACGGTTGATCCCGGCGCCGATCGTGACCGGTTCGAGCTCGACGGCGCGCCCGCGAGCGAGGAGCAGACCGGTCGCGTGACGCGCTTTCTCGATCTCGTCCGCGAACGCGCCGGGACGACGGCGCGCGCGGTCGTGCGCTCCACGAACGCTGCCCCGACGGGCGCGGGCCTTGCGAGCTCGGCGTCGGGGTTCGCGGCTCTGGCCGTGAGCGCCGCGGCGGCTTACCGTCTCGACGCCGACCGGCTCGCGCTCAGCCGCCTCGCCCGCCGAGGCTCTGGATCGGCCGCGCGATCGATCGTGCCCGGCGTCGCCGTGTGGCATGCGGGCGAAGACGACGGGTCGTCGTTCGCGGAGCCCGTCGACGCGCCGCCGCTCAGCATGGTGATCGTGACGATCGACCGGGCGATGAAGGCCGTCTCAAGCCGCGAGGCCATGCGCCGAACGGCGCTCACGTCGCCGTTCCACGCTGCCTGGATCTCCGACACGGCCCAGGCGCTCGAGGCGATGCTGGTCGCCTGCCGCGACGGCGACTTCACACGGATCGGCCGCATCACCGAGACGAACGCCCTGCGAATGCACGCCGTGATCCAGTCGGCCGACCCACCGATCCAGTATCTCGCCCCCACGAGCGTCGCGGCGTTCGACGAAGTGCGCCGCTTGCGCGCGGAGGGACTCGAGGCGTACGCAACCGCCGACGCGGGCCCCAACGTCGTCGCGCTGGCGCGCCCCGCCGACGCCGAGGCCGTCGCGGACGCGCTCGCGCACCTCGGCGAGACCACCATCGCAGGTCCCGGGCCCGGTGCCGCGTTGGTCGAACCGGCCGGAGGCACCGCGTGA
- a CDS encoding phosphomevalonate kinase, with protein sequence MIETRAPGKLFVAGEYAVVEPAQPSVLVAVDRYITVGVTPSEDEGRVHSSEYGRLPLVWSRDPDGDRIVIEHQPADYVMSAIATVDRLRVERGIPGHYFDLHISSELDDADGRKFGLGSSAAVTVAVVAALDELYGMSLSRTERFQLALLATITIAPGASGGDLAASTYGGWIRYSAPDRSRLASHVDQHGIAATLSDAEAWQGFDVASLEPPAGLRLLVGWTGSPASTERLVRGVRGGAGGRAHRRGPDYETFLAESASCVADLVDNLTPSGSPAVALDAIRRARRLLQALGDATGIEIETPTLRRLCDSAERGGAAGKPSGAGGGDCGIVLAPGHVDADAMHDAWRAAGIRPLELTVHPTEKDQHER encoded by the coding sequence GTGATCGAGACCCGCGCACCCGGCAAGCTCTTCGTTGCCGGCGAGTACGCGGTCGTCGAGCCGGCGCAGCCCTCGGTGCTCGTCGCCGTCGACCGGTACATCACCGTCGGCGTGACGCCGAGTGAGGACGAAGGCCGCGTGCACTCGTCCGAATACGGGCGGTTGCCGCTCGTGTGGTCGCGCGACCCCGACGGGGATCGCATCGTCATCGAGCACCAACCCGCCGACTACGTCATGAGCGCCATCGCGACGGTCGACCGCCTGCGGGTCGAACGCGGGATTCCCGGGCACTACTTCGACCTGCATATCTCCAGCGAGCTCGACGACGCCGACGGCCGCAAGTTCGGGCTCGGATCGTCGGCCGCCGTCACGGTCGCCGTCGTCGCGGCGCTCGATGAGCTCTACGGCATGTCGCTCAGCCGCACCGAGCGTTTCCAGCTCGCGCTGCTGGCGACGATCACGATCGCGCCGGGCGCATCCGGCGGCGATCTCGCCGCCAGCACCTACGGCGGGTGGATCCGGTACTCGGCCCCCGACCGTTCCCGGCTCGCATCGCACGTCGATCAGCACGGCATCGCGGCGACGCTCTCGGATGCCGAAGCCTGGCAGGGATTCGACGTCGCGTCGCTCGAGCCCCCGGCCGGCCTGAGGCTGCTCGTCGGCTGGACGGGCTCGCCAGCCTCCACGGAGCGGTTGGTGAGAGGCGTGCGTGGTGGCGCCGGGGGACGCGCCCACCGCCGCGGCCCGGACTACGAGACCTTCCTGGCCGAGAGCGCGAGCTGCGTCGCGGATCTCGTCGATAACCTGACGCCGAGCGGCTCGCCCGCCGTCGCGCTCGACGCGATCCGCCGGGCCCGCCGCCTGCTGCAGGCGCTCGGCGACGCGACCGGAATCGAGATCGAGACGCCGACGCTGCGGAGACTCTGCGACAGCGCCGAGCGCGGCGGAGCGGCGGGCAAACCCTCGGGCGCCGGCGGGGGCGACTGCGGCATCGTGCTGGCACCGGGCCACGTCGACGCCGACGCGATGCACGACGCGTGGCGCGCCGCGGGCATCCGGCCGCTCGAGCTCACCGTGCACCCGACGGAGAAAGACCAGCATGAGCGCTGA
- the fni gene encoding type 2 isopentenyl-diphosphate Delta-isomerase, translating to MSADRQGPSQASRRKDEHIELASSQSPAAANDFDDVELVHHALDGVNAERVCLDTSIDGWRWPVPLFINGMTGGSAGSERINRALAVAAREHGMPVASGSVGVALDDPETARTFRVLRDENPDGIVIANLGAGRSADEALRAIELLEADALQVHLNAVQETVMPEGARDFSGWAPLIEAIVAASPVPVFVKEVGFGLSRRTLHRLRDLGVRVADVAGRGGTDFARIENDRRDTGDFAYLAGYGQSAVECLLEGRGVLPALLASGGVRTPLDAVRALALGADAVGVAGVFLRAAMQSETRAVQVIGAWRTQLAQLLAMLGAETVAELASHDVLVRGRVREFCELRGIDPTRRRAPDAPSAR from the coding sequence ATGAGCGCTGACCGCCAGGGGCCGTCACAGGCCTCACGCCGCAAGGACGAGCACATCGAGCTCGCCTCGTCGCAGTCGCCCGCGGCCGCCAACGACTTCGACGACGTCGAGCTCGTGCACCACGCGCTCGACGGCGTGAACGCGGAGCGCGTGTGCCTCGACACCAGCATCGACGGCTGGCGCTGGCCCGTTCCGCTCTTCATCAACGGCATGACCGGGGGGTCGGCCGGCTCGGAGCGCATCAACCGCGCCCTCGCCGTCGCGGCGCGCGAGCACGGCATGCCCGTGGCATCTGGATCAGTCGGCGTCGCCCTCGACGACCCCGAAACGGCGCGGACCTTCCGGGTGCTCCGCGACGAAAACCCCGACGGCATCGTCATCGCCAACCTCGGCGCCGGGCGCAGCGCCGACGAGGCGCTGCGAGCCATCGAACTCCTCGAGGCGGATGCGCTGCAGGTGCACCTCAACGCCGTGCAGGAGACGGTCATGCCGGAGGGCGCGCGCGACTTCTCGGGTTGGGCCCCGCTCATCGAGGCGATCGTCGCCGCGTCGCCCGTTCCGGTGTTCGTGAAGGAGGTCGGGTTTGGGCTCAGCCGGCGAACGCTGCACCGGCTGCGCGACCTCGGCGTGCGCGTCGCGGATGTCGCCGGGCGGGGCGGCACCGACTTCGCGCGCATCGAGAACGACCGCCGCGATACCGGTGACTTCGCCTATCTCGCCGGGTATGGCCAGTCGGCGGTCGAGTGCTTGCTCGAGGGCCGGGGCGTGCTGCCGGCCCTGCTCGCCTCCGGCGGGGTTCGCACGCCGCTGGACGCCGTCCGCGCGCTCGCGCTGGGGGCCGACGCGGTCGGCGTCGCCGGCGTCTTCCTTCGCGCGGCGATGCAGAGCGAGACCCGTGCCGTTCAGGTGATCGGCGCATGGCGCACCCAGCTCGCTCAGCTGCTCGCGATGCTCGGCGCCGAGACTGTCGCCGAGCTCGCGTCGCACGACGTGCTCGTGCGCGGACGCGTGCGCGAGTTCTGCGAGCTGCGGGGGATCGACCCCACCCGCCGCCGGGCGCCCGACGCACCGAGCGCGCGGTGA
- the thrS gene encoding threonine--tRNA ligase yields MRVNGEPQDLFRELADGDEVEPIEIGSPDGLKILRHSTGHVVAQAVQRINPEAKLGIGPPIEDGFYFDFDVAEPFTPDDLKAIEKEASRIVRQGQRFARRVVTETEARAELANEPYKLELVGLKGSSADADDAGNGEDVEVGAGELTIYDNVDPKTGERYWSDLCRGPHLPSTRLIGNGFALTRSSGAYWRGSERNPMLQRIYGTAWPTKDELRAYQARVEEAQKRDHRRLGRELDLFSFPDEIGSGLPVFHPNGGIIRTEMEEYSRKRHIAEGYSFVTTPHITKGQLFETSGHLDWYADGMYPPMQIDEERDAEGNVTKPAQDYYLKPMNCPMHTLIYRSRARSYRELPLRLFEFGTVYRMEKSGVVHGLTRARGFTQDDAHIYTTHESMRDELTTTLDFVLSLLRDYGLDDFYLELSTKNPEKFVGGDDIWEEATRTLREVAEASGLVLVPDPGGAAFYGPKVSVQARDAIGRTWQMSTIQLDFNFPEIFDLEYAASDGTRKRPVMIHRALFGSIERFFGVLVEHYAGAFPVWLAPQQVVGIPVADEYVEYLGDVIDTLKAQGVRAHLDDGDGRMPKKIRSHTTAKVPIMLIAGEQDRDAGTVSFRFRDGSQRNGVDVDEAVARILAAIKRHDLVNGESDL; encoded by the coding sequence ATGCGGGTCAACGGCGAGCCTCAGGACCTGTTTCGGGAACTCGCCGACGGCGACGAGGTCGAGCCGATCGAGATCGGTTCGCCCGACGGCTTGAAGATCCTGCGCCACTCGACCGGCCACGTCGTCGCCCAGGCCGTGCAGCGAATCAACCCCGAGGCCAAGCTCGGGATCGGTCCGCCCATCGAGGACGGCTTCTACTTCGACTTCGACGTCGCGGAGCCATTCACGCCCGACGACCTCAAGGCCATCGAGAAAGAGGCGTCGCGAATCGTGCGCCAGGGGCAGCGCTTCGCCCGACGCGTCGTCACCGAAACCGAGGCACGAGCCGAGCTCGCGAACGAGCCGTACAAGCTCGAGCTCGTCGGGTTGAAGGGCTCGAGCGCCGACGCTGATGACGCCGGCAACGGCGAGGATGTCGAGGTCGGAGCCGGCGAGCTGACGATCTACGACAACGTCGACCCCAAGACGGGAGAGCGGTACTGGAGCGACCTGTGCCGCGGGCCGCACCTTCCGTCGACGCGACTCATCGGCAACGGGTTCGCGCTCACCCGTTCCTCGGGCGCGTACTGGCGCGGCAGCGAGCGCAATCCGATGCTGCAGCGCATCTACGGCACCGCCTGGCCGACCAAGGACGAGCTGCGCGCTTACCAGGCCCGCGTCGAGGAGGCCCAGAAGCGCGATCACCGACGTCTCGGTCGCGAGCTCGACCTCTTCAGCTTTCCCGACGAGATCGGCTCCGGTCTGCCGGTCTTCCACCCGAATGGCGGCATTATCCGCACCGAGATGGAGGAGTACTCGCGAAAGCGCCACATCGCCGAGGGGTACAGCTTCGTCACCACGCCGCACATCACGAAGGGCCAGCTCTTCGAGACGTCGGGTCACCTCGACTGGTACGCCGACGGCATGTACCCGCCCATGCAGATCGACGAGGAGCGCGACGCCGAGGGCAACGTCACCAAGCCGGCGCAGGACTACTACCTGAAGCCTATGAACTGCCCCATGCACACGCTCATCTACCGCAGCAGGGCGCGGTCGTACCGCGAACTGCCGCTGCGGCTGTTCGAGTTCGGCACGGTCTACCGCATGGAGAAGTCAGGCGTTGTCCACGGACTGACCCGCGCGCGCGGCTTCACCCAGGACGACGCGCACATCTACACGACGCACGAGTCAATGCGCGATGAGCTCACGACCACGCTCGACTTCGTCCTCTCACTCCTGCGCGACTACGGTCTCGACGACTTCTACCTCGAGCTGTCGACGAAGAACCCCGAGAAGTTCGTCGGGGGCGACGACATCTGGGAGGAGGCGACGCGCACGCTCCGCGAGGTGGCCGAGGCATCCGGCCTCGTCCTCGTCCCCGATCCGGGCGGCGCCGCGTTCTACGGCCCGAAGGTCTCGGTGCAGGCGCGCGACGCGATCGGCCGCACCTGGCAGATGTCGACGATTCAGCTCGACTTCAACTTTCCCGAGATCTTCGACCTCGAGTATGCGGCGTCGGACGGCACTCGCAAGCGGCCCGTCATGATCCACCGCGCCCTGTTCGGGTCGATCGAGCGGTTTTTCGGCGTGCTCGTCGAGCACTACGCCGGCGCGTTCCCCGTGTGGCTCGCGCCGCAACAGGTGGTCGGCATCCCCGTCGCCGACGAATACGTCGAGTACCTGGGCGACGTGATCGACACCCTCAAAGCACAGGGCGTCCGCGCGCACCTCGATGACGGCGACGGCCGCATGCCCAAGAAGATCCGCAGCCATACGACTGCCAAGGTCCCGATCATGCTCATCGCGGGGGAGCAGGACCGTGACGCCGGCACAGTGAGCTTCCGCTTCCGCGACGGCTCCCAGCGCAACGGCGTCGACGTCGATGAGGCGGTCGCGCGCATCCTCGCCGCGATCAAGCGCCACGACCTCGTGAACGGCGAAAGCGACCTCTGA
- a CDS encoding hydroxymethylglutaryl-CoA synthase: MTEIGIHDIQLATAHHVLDLGDLAEHAGIDPNKYRIGLGQDEMSVAAPDEDIVTMAAEAAAPILERNGTGGIRTLLFATETGVDQSKSAGVFVHRLLGLSPTVRVVELKQACYSATAALQMAAGMIARNPDERVLVIASDIARYELDSSGEPTQGAGAVAFLVSTDPALVAIEPVSGVSTTDVDDFWRPNGSTTAVVDGALSVTAYLDALHQAWSDFAARGGAPIGEIERFLYHQPFTKMARKGHRHLAKVTGAPLDESTLESSFAYNRRIGNTYTASIYGALAALLDLDEGRGAARGLEGARLGFFSYGSGAVSELFTGIVQPGYRATLDPARAAAAMDARTRIDVATYRSLHAAIGTDDGDVETPRVTTGPFRFAGLRGRARQYERTA; encoded by the coding sequence ATGACTGAGATCGGCATTCACGACATCCAACTCGCCACCGCGCACCACGTGCTCGACCTCGGCGACCTCGCCGAGCATGCCGGCATCGACCCCAACAAGTACCGCATCGGCCTCGGGCAGGACGAGATGAGCGTTGCTGCACCGGACGAGGACATCGTCACCATGGCGGCGGAGGCCGCGGCGCCCATCCTCGAACGCAACGGAACCGGCGGCATCCGCACGCTGCTCTTCGCTACCGAGACGGGCGTCGACCAGTCGAAGTCGGCGGGCGTGTTCGTACACCGTCTGCTCGGACTCTCGCCGACCGTGCGCGTCGTCGAGCTCAAGCAGGCCTGCTACAGCGCGACGGCGGCCCTCCAGATGGCCGCCGGCATGATCGCCCGCAACCCCGACGAGCGCGTGCTCGTGATCGCGAGCGATATCGCCCGCTACGAGCTCGATTCGTCGGGGGAGCCGACGCAGGGGGCCGGTGCCGTCGCGTTCCTCGTGAGCACCGACCCTGCGCTCGTCGCCATCGAGCCCGTCTCCGGGGTCAGCACGACCGACGTCGACGATTTCTGGCGGCCGAACGGTTCGACGACCGCGGTCGTCGACGGCGCACTGTCGGTCACCGCGTACCTCGACGCCCTGCATCAGGCGTGGAGCGACTTCGCCGCGCGCGGCGGCGCGCCGATCGGCGAGATCGAACGGTTCCTCTACCACCAGCCGTTCACGAAGATGGCCCGCAAGGGGCACCGCCACCTCGCAAAGGTCACGGGAGCGCCCCTCGACGAGTCAACGCTCGAGTCGAGCTTCGCCTACAACCGGCGCATCGGGAACACCTACACGGCGTCCATCTACGGCGCACTCGCCGCGCTGCTGGACCTCGATGAGGGACGGGGTGCCGCGCGCGGCCTCGAGGGCGCCCGCCTCGGCTTCTTCAGCTACGGATCCGGCGCGGTCAGCGAGCTCTTCACCGGCATCGTGCAGCCAGGGTACCGGGCGACGCTCGACCCGGCCCGGGCGGCCGCGGCGATGGATGCTCGCACGCGCATCGACGTCGCGACGTATCGTTCGCTCCACGCCGCGATCGGCACCGACGACGGGGACGTCGAGACGCCGCGCGTGACGACGGGGCCGTTCCGCTTCGCCGGTCTTCGCGGCCGCGCGCGGCAGTACGAGCGCACCGCCTAG
- the pdxS gene encoding pyridoxal 5'-phosphate synthase lyase subunit PdxS: MTDESTQVVTTGSSRVKRGLAEMLKGGVIMDVVTPEQARIAEDAGAVAVMALERVPADIRAQGGVARMSDPDLIEAIIAEVSIPVMAKARIGHFVEAQVLEALSVDYIDESEVLSPADYVNHIDKWQFDVPFVCGATNLGEALRRITEGAAMIRSKGEAGTGDVSEATKHIRQISGEIRALRSKSADELYVAAKELQAPYELVAEIAETGKLPVVLFTAGGVATPADAAMMMQLGADGVFVGSGIFKSGEPEKRAAAIVKATTMYDDAKAVAEASRGLGEAMVGISVADLPAPHRLAERGW, from the coding sequence ATGACCGACGAAAGCACCCAGGTCGTCACGACCGGCTCGAGCCGGGTCAAGCGCGGCCTCGCCGAGATGCTCAAGGGCGGCGTCATCATGGACGTCGTCACGCCCGAGCAGGCGCGTATCGCGGAAGACGCGGGCGCGGTCGCCGTCATGGCGCTCGAGCGCGTCCCCGCCGACATTCGCGCGCAGGGGGGCGTCGCCCGCATGAGCGACCCCGACCTCATCGAGGCGATCATCGCCGAGGTGTCGATTCCCGTGATGGCGAAGGCGCGCATCGGCCACTTCGTCGAGGCGCAGGTGCTCGAGGCCCTGAGCGTCGACTACATCGACGAATCCGAGGTGCTGAGCCCGGCCGACTACGTCAATCACATCGACAAGTGGCAGTTCGACGTGCCATTCGTCTGCGGCGCGACCAACCTCGGCGAGGCCCTGCGCCGGATCACCGAGGGCGCGGCGATGATCCGCTCGAAGGGCGAGGCCGGCACGGGCGACGTGAGCGAGGCCACGAAGCACATCCGGCAGATCTCCGGCGAGATCCGCGCCCTGCGGTCGAAGAGCGCCGACGAGCTCTACGTGGCCGCCAAGGAACTGCAGGCGCCCTACGAGCTCGTGGCCGAGATCGCCGAGACCGGCAAGCTGCCCGTCGTGCTGTTCACGGCCGGCGGCGTCGCAACGCCCGCGGACGCGGCGATGATGATGCAGCTCGGCGCCGACGGCGTCTTCGTGGGTTCTGGCATCTTCAAGTCGGGGGAGCCCGAGAAGCGGGCCGCCGCGATCGTCAAGGCCACGACCATGTACGACGACGCGAAGGCGGTCGCCGAGGCGTCGCGCGGCCTCGGCGAGGCCATGGTCGGCATCAGCGTCGCCGATCTCCCGGCGCCGCACCGCCTTGCCGAGCGCGGCTGGTAG